From Pseudomonadota bacterium, one genomic window encodes:
- a CDS encoding helix-turn-helix domain-containing protein has protein sequence MAGQQNVAIAEELGVSRPTVLLWRKRVREQGIGEVWEIAPGRGRKPQYDQAKRDGIINATLHSKPNGRTHWSCRVMAEALDVSKNTVNRLWQ, from the coding sequence GTGGCGGGTCAGCAGAATGTGGCGATCGCCGAGGAACTCGGTGTGAGCCGCCCCACGGTGCTGCTGTGGCGCAAGCGGGTTCGCGAGCAAGGGATCGGCGAGGTCTGGGAGATCGCCCCCGGACGGGGGCGCAAGCCGCAGTATGATCAAGCTAAGCGAGACGGGATCATCAATGCGACTTTGCACAGCAAGCCCAACGGCAGAACGCATTGGAGTTGCCGGGTCATGGCGGAGGCGCTCGATGTCAGCAAGAACACGGTGAACCGCTTATGGCAGC